In Meleagris gallopavo isolate NT-WF06-2002-E0010 breed Aviagen turkey brand Nicholas breeding stock chromosome 15, Turkey_5.1, whole genome shotgun sequence, one DNA window encodes the following:
- the C15H5orf47 gene encoding uncharacterized protein C5orf47 homolog isoform X2 has product MTGWYTACFALSLFFLLAQTAHPFNFLLPSQDTALGQWWLMGRGSALRSRQVLSTSQHSSLPASMEPGRGKARLHVQHVYIHSFGSHRCGSIIRYGKGCQQAERNGAGSLLSRQSLTDRSRGQRAAQVLREEADLEMMAAADGVQATGSCSGVKHVSLRCGGPRKEKADAFDFPFPSRNVEKVIKRKKKESKVWLKVWKVISKMLEENEKFRYRLLSSSQFSGEGNNANQSSQKGSPWTGSPSLVGCSKKIKEDSGQKEI; this is encoded by the exons ATGACTGGATGGTACACGGCCTGCTTTGCGCTaagcttgtttttccttcttgctcaGACTGCACATCCTTTCAATTTCTTATTGCCAAGCCAGGACACTGCACTGGGGCAGTGGTGGCTGATGGGACGGGGCAGTGCTCTGCGTTCCCGCCAGGTGCTCAGcacctcacagcacagcagcctgccCGCCAGCATGGAGCCGGGCCGTGGCAAGGCGAGGCTGCATGTGCAGCATGTTTACATCCACAGCTTTGGCTCCCACCGCTGTGGATCTATCATCCGCTATGGCAAGGGCTGCCAGCAGGCTGAGAGGAACGGGGCTGGGAGCCTGCTTTCCCGGCAGAGCCTCACAGACAGGAGCAGGGGGCAGAGGGCTGCCCAGGTGCTGAGGGAAGAGGCTGACCTTGAGATGATGGCTGCTGCTGATGGGGTGCAGGCCACAGGGAGCTGTAGTGGGGTGAAGCACGTCAGTCTGCGCTGTG GTGGCCCTCGAAAGGAAAAGGCTGATGCCTTTGACTTCCCCTTCCCTTCAAGAAATgttgaaaaagtaattaaacGAAAGAAGAAGGAG tcCAAAGTCTGGCTTAAAGTCTGGAAAGTAATTTCAAAAAtgcttgaagaaaatgaaaagttcaGATATCGACTGTTGAGTAGCAGTCAGTTCAGTGGAGAAG GCAACAATGCAAACCAAAGTTCACAGAAGGGCTCCCCCTGGACAGG GAGTCCATCTTTGGTTGGGTGtagcaagaaaataaaggaagattCAGGccaaaaggaaatataa
- the C15H5orf47 gene encoding uncharacterized protein C5orf47 homolog isoform X1, translated as MTGWYTACFALSLFFLLAQTAHPFNFLLPSQDTALGQWWLMGRGSALRSRQVLSTSQHSSLPASMEPGRGKARLHVQHVYIHSFGSHRCGSIIRYGKGCQQAERNGAGSLLSRQSLTDRSRGQRAAQVLREEADLEMMAAADGVQATGSCSGVKHVSLRCGGPRKEKADAFDFPFPSRNVEKVIKRKKKESKVWLKVWKVISKMLEENEKFRYRLLSSSQFSGEGNNANQSSQKGSPWTGRSPSLVGCSKKIKEDSGQKEI; from the exons ATGACTGGATGGTACACGGCCTGCTTTGCGCTaagcttgtttttccttcttgctcaGACTGCACATCCTTTCAATTTCTTATTGCCAAGCCAGGACACTGCACTGGGGCAGTGGTGGCTGATGGGACGGGGCAGTGCTCTGCGTTCCCGCCAGGTGCTCAGcacctcacagcacagcagcctgccCGCCAGCATGGAGCCGGGCCGTGGCAAGGCGAGGCTGCATGTGCAGCATGTTTACATCCACAGCTTTGGCTCCCACCGCTGTGGATCTATCATCCGCTATGGCAAGGGCTGCCAGCAGGCTGAGAGGAACGGGGCTGGGAGCCTGCTTTCCCGGCAGAGCCTCACAGACAGGAGCAGGGGGCAGAGGGCTGCCCAGGTGCTGAGGGAAGAGGCTGACCTTGAGATGATGGCTGCTGCTGATGGGGTGCAGGCCACAGGGAGCTGTAGTGGGGTGAAGCACGTCAGTCTGCGCTGTG GTGGCCCTCGAAAGGAAAAGGCTGATGCCTTTGACTTCCCCTTCCCTTCAAGAAATgttgaaaaagtaattaaacGAAAGAAGAAGGAG tcCAAAGTCTGGCTTAAAGTCTGGAAAGTAATTTCAAAAAtgcttgaagaaaatgaaaagttcaGATATCGACTGTTGAGTAGCAGTCAGTTCAGTGGAGAAG GCAACAATGCAAACCAAAGTTCACAGAAGGGCTCCCCCTGGACAGG GAGGAGTCCATCTTTGGTTGGGTGtagcaagaaaataaaggaagattCAGGccaaaaggaaatataa